A single genomic interval of Pseudorasbora parva isolate DD20220531a chromosome 21, ASM2467924v1, whole genome shotgun sequence harbors:
- the nat9 gene encoding N-acetyltransferase 9 isoform X1: MLLIMRINEDTLLEGEKVVLVPYNADHVPRYHQWMCSPELQKLTASEPLTLEQEYDMQSSWREDDDKCTFIILDKLKWADPSIPEQECMVGDVNIFLTDPSDPSLAELEIMIAVPCYRGKGLGKEVTRMMMCYGIHKLGIRKFEVKIGLDNKISIAMFKKFHFRELSISEVFQEVTLGVTVNEALQKHVFGNMDFMLQREYGKARDSRQATFTPLSL, translated from the exons AT GCTGCTTATAATGAGGATAAATGAAGATACATTACTGGAGGGGGAGAAGGTTGTATTGGTACCTTACAATGCAGATCATGTTCCCAG GTATCATCAATGGATGTGCTCTCCAGAACTGCAGAAGCTGACCGCATCAGAGCCTCTGACACTGGAGCAGGAATATGACATGCAAAGTAGCTGGAGAGAAGATGATGACA AGTGCACCTTCATCATCTTGGATAAGCTGAAATGGGCAGATCCGAGTATACCGGAGCAGGAGTGCATGGTGGGAGATGTCAACATTTTCCTCACTGACCCCAGCGATCCTTCCCTGGCTGAACTGGAGATTATGATTGCAG TGCCCTGCTACAGAGGAAAAGGACTTGGCAAAGAAGTGACACGCATGATGATGTGCTATG GCATCCATAAACTTGGAATTCGAAAGTTTGAAGTCAAGATTGGTTTGGATAACAAAATTAGCATTGCCATGTTCAAGAAATTCCACTTTCGAGAG CTCTCCATCAGTGAAGTCTTTCAGGAGGTCACTCTTGGGGTCACTGTGAACGAGGCTTTACAGAAGCATGTGTTTGGAAACATGGACTTCATGCTGCAGAGGGAGTATGGGAAGGCCCGGGACAGTAGACAGGCAACATTCACACCATTATCTCTGTGA
- the nat9 gene encoding N-acetyltransferase 9 isoform X2: MRINEDTLLEGEKVVLVPYNADHVPRYHQWMCSPELQKLTASEPLTLEQEYDMQSSWREDDDKCTFIILDKLKWADPSIPEQECMVGDVNIFLTDPSDPSLAELEIMIAVPCYRGKGLGKEVTRMMMCYGIHKLGIRKFEVKIGLDNKISIAMFKKFHFRELSISEVFQEVTLGVTVNEALQKHVFGNMDFMLQREYGKARDSRQATFTPLSL; this comes from the exons ATGAGGATAAATGAAGATACATTACTGGAGGGGGAGAAGGTTGTATTGGTACCTTACAATGCAGATCATGTTCCCAG GTATCATCAATGGATGTGCTCTCCAGAACTGCAGAAGCTGACCGCATCAGAGCCTCTGACACTGGAGCAGGAATATGACATGCAAAGTAGCTGGAGAGAAGATGATGACA AGTGCACCTTCATCATCTTGGATAAGCTGAAATGGGCAGATCCGAGTATACCGGAGCAGGAGTGCATGGTGGGAGATGTCAACATTTTCCTCACTGACCCCAGCGATCCTTCCCTGGCTGAACTGGAGATTATGATTGCAG TGCCCTGCTACAGAGGAAAAGGACTTGGCAAAGAAGTGACACGCATGATGATGTGCTATG GCATCCATAAACTTGGAATTCGAAAGTTTGAAGTCAAGATTGGTTTGGATAACAAAATTAGCATTGCCATGTTCAAGAAATTCCACTTTCGAGAG CTCTCCATCAGTGAAGTCTTTCAGGAGGTCACTCTTGGGGTCACTGTGAACGAGGCTTTACAGAAGCATGTGTTTGGAAACATGGACTTCATGCTGCAGAGGGAGTATGGGAAGGCCCGGGACAGTAGACAGGCAACATTCACACCATTATCTCTGTGA